Proteins encoded within one genomic window of Acinetobacter sp. YWS30-1:
- a CDS encoding oleate hydratase, protein MQNKKRTPLDAQQSHLWIIGGGIAGMAAAAFAIRDAKVPAKNIHILEELDISGGSMDGGHTPHAAQAWVTRGGRMLTDETYLCLWDLFSSIPSLENPDISVREECREFNEKVKTHANARLIDAEHVIADAAKLGLNTLHRAQMLRLLASKEEKIGSRRIDEFFDETFFETNFWRMWRTTFAFQKWHSAAELRRYFLRFIQELPRIHTLAGVKRTKYNQYDSMILPLQRWLVAQGVDVRFGHYVTDADFITNAETQERYASRLYVQLPEGSEQINLKANDLAIFTLGSITADSRYGGNHDVPALIRHREDHGWTLWETLAQKAPDFGRPMTFYGNVDEHKWESFTLTMKDDVLLKRIIDYTGNEPGTGALMTWYESGWHLSIVVPAQPHFADLPEGLYTLWGYGFQIDHIGDYIKKPMSEATGQEILTELIKQLGFDDILDHVLATTDVTTAMMPYASALFACRKPGDRPQVIPQGSQNFAFLGQFVEIEDDVVFTVEYSVRGAMLAIYEFFGVEREIPEIYNGLLDPKVGLKALETVFH, encoded by the coding sequence ATGCAAAATAAGAAGCGCACCCCATTAGACGCGCAACAGTCCCATCTTTGGATTATTGGTGGTGGTATCGCAGGTATGGCTGCTGCTGCATTTGCAATCCGTGATGCCAAAGTCCCTGCCAAAAATATCCATATTTTAGAAGAACTCGATATTTCAGGTGGTTCGATGGATGGTGGACATACACCGCATGCCGCGCAAGCTTGGGTAACACGTGGTGGGCGAATGCTGACCGATGAAACTTATTTGTGCCTATGGGACTTATTTTCCAGTATTCCATCTTTGGAAAATCCAGACATTTCGGTGCGTGAAGAATGTCGTGAGTTTAATGAAAAAGTGAAAACCCACGCCAATGCACGGTTGATTGATGCCGAACATGTCATTGCGGATGCAGCAAAGCTTGGTCTGAATACGCTACATCGTGCACAGATGCTGCGCCTATTAGCTTCAAAAGAAGAAAAAATTGGCAGTCGCCGCATTGATGAGTTTTTTGATGAAACCTTTTTTGAAACCAATTTCTGGCGCATGTGGCGCACGACTTTCGCTTTTCAAAAATGGCACAGTGCAGCAGAGTTAAGACGCTATTTCTTGCGTTTTATTCAAGAATTGCCACGCATTCATACCTTAGCGGGTGTGAAACGTACCAAGTACAACCAATATGACTCGATGATTCTGCCCCTACAGCGTTGGTTAGTCGCACAAGGCGTCGATGTGCGTTTTGGACACTATGTCACAGATGCAGACTTCATTACCAATGCTGAAACTCAAGAACGCTACGCTTCACGTCTATATGTACAATTGCCTGAAGGCTCAGAGCAAATTAATCTGAAAGCCAATGATTTAGCTATTTTCACTTTAGGCTCTATTACAGCAGACTCACGTTATGGCGGTAATCATGACGTGCCTGCCCTTATTCGTCATCGAGAAGATCATGGCTGGACGCTTTGGGAAACGCTGGCACAAAAAGCCCCAGACTTTGGCCGTCCAATGACTTTTTATGGCAATGTCGATGAACATAAGTGGGAGTCTTTCACTCTGACCATGAAAGATGACGTGCTACTTAAACGTATTATTGACTATACAGGCAATGAACCAGGCACAGGCGCACTCATGACTTGGTATGAGTCGGGTTGGCATTTATCCATCGTGGTTCCTGCACAGCCACACTTTGCCGACTTACCTGAAGGTTTATATACCTTATGGGGCTACGGTTTCCAAATTGACCATATAGGCGATTACATCAAAAAACCAATGTCCGAAGCCACGGGGCAAGAAATCCTAACAGAACTGATTAAACAGCTCGGTTTTGACGACATTTTAGATCATGTTTTGGCAACGACTGATGTTACTACCGCCATGATGCCATACGCCTCTGCCCTATTCGCCTGCCGTAAACCGGGGGATCGTCCACAGGTAATTCCACAAGGCTCACAAAACTTTGCTTTCCTTGGACAGTTTGTGGAAATTGAAGATGACGTGGTCTTTACTGTGGAATATTCAGTTCGTGGGGCGATGCTTGCCATTTATGAATTTTTTGGGGTGGAACGTGAAATCCCTGAAATTTACAACGGTCTACTTGATCCCAAAGTGGGTTTAAAAGCTTTAGAAACAGTGTTCCACTAA
- a CDS encoding TIGR00730 family Rossman fold protein: MKSIAVFCGSAMGNSENFKEQAQALGESIAKRGITLVYGGGRAGLMGVVADSALHAGGTVIGVIPQNLVDAELAHPLLTELHVVKNMHERKTKMSDLADAFIALPGGVGTLEEIFEQLTWGQLGLHQKPCAFLNIHGFYDELLNFLMKTTEAGFTQSRFTDALISSSSIEEVLDALEHYHAPEPKWNKSVKVVESV; the protein is encoded by the coding sequence ATGAAATCTATTGCAGTCTTTTGTGGTTCAGCTATGGGGAATAGCGAAAATTTTAAAGAACAGGCGCAAGCTTTGGGTGAGTCTATTGCGAAACGGGGAATCACGCTGGTTTATGGTGGCGGCCGAGCTGGACTGATGGGTGTTGTGGCTGATAGTGCATTACATGCTGGTGGAACAGTCATTGGAGTAATTCCACAAAATCTGGTCGATGCAGAATTGGCCCATCCGCTGTTAACAGAGCTGCATGTGGTGAAAAATATGCATGAACGTAAAACAAAAATGTCTGATCTGGCGGATGCATTTATTGCTTTGCCGGGCGGGGTGGGGACTTTAGAAGAAATTTTTGAGCAGTTGACCTGGGGGCAGTTGGGCCTTCATCAGAAGCCTTGTGCATTTTTAAATATCCATGGATTTTATGATGAATTGCTGAATTTCTTGATGAAAACGACTGAGGCTGGATTTACCCAGTCACGTTTTACCGATGCTTTGATTTCCTCAAGTTCAATTGAGGAAGTTTTGGATGCTTTGGAGCATTATCATGCGCCTGAACCGAAATGGAATAAAAGCGTAAAGGTAGTAGAATCGGTATGA
- a CDS encoding alpha/beta hydrolase yields MSHPLSSLEYQPDILGEGYEQATLEFPPDTEGTVVATLVRKKADQPTSKAVLYIHGFIDYFFQTEMAERFNQQGFDFYALDLRKYGRSYLSHQKLYNVYHLSEYDAEISQALEIIGQEGHDTVLLSGHSTGGLITTLYAAHHPDHPLIKGLWLNSPFYDFNMTPFEKKFLVPKLSRLGKRFPEMLFPSRLNRHYVPSLHISYQGEWHFDLEWKKPSYHWVRLSFVHAIHEAQKEIHQGVRLSIPTLLMHAHKTTYPLRFNRNTQTSDVILQVRDMIEHAQKIQGDVKLCSIQNGIHDLVLSEKPVREQVYQQLFQWLENKAL; encoded by the coding sequence ATGTCCCATCCACTTTCCAGCCTTGAATATCAACCTGACATTCTAGGTGAAGGTTATGAACAGGCCACTTTAGAATTCCCGCCAGATACTGAAGGTACAGTAGTTGCCACTTTAGTCCGCAAAAAGGCAGACCAGCCCACCTCTAAAGCTGTCCTTTATATTCACGGCTTTATTGATTATTTTTTCCAGACTGAAATGGCAGAGCGTTTTAATCAGCAAGGTTTTGATTTTTATGCACTGGATTTACGTAAATACGGCCGATCCTATCTGTCCCATCAGAAACTTTATAATGTCTATCATCTTTCAGAATATGATGCAGAAATCAGCCAGGCTCTTGAAATTATTGGACAGGAAGGCCATGACACGGTTTTACTCAGTGGCCATTCTACCGGCGGATTAATTACTACTTTGTATGCAGCACATCATCCGGATCATCCCTTAATTAAAGGCTTATGGCTCAATAGCCCTTTTTATGACTTTAATATGACGCCTTTTGAGAAAAAGTTTCTGGTGCCTAAATTAAGCCGTCTGGGAAAACGTTTTCCGGAAATGCTATTTCCCAGCCGCTTAAATCGTCATTATGTGCCTAGTCTGCATATTAGCTATCAGGGGGAATGGCATTTTGATCTGGAATGGAAAAAACCTAGCTATCACTGGGTGCGTCTGAGTTTTGTACATGCCATTCACGAAGCACAAAAAGAAATTCATCAGGGTGTACGTTTAAGTATTCCGACTTTGCTGATGCATGCCCACAAAACCACTTATCCCCTACGTTTTAATCGTAATACTCAAACCAGTGATGTGATTCTTCAGGTACGCGACATGATTGAACATGCGCAGAAAATCCAGGGCGATGTGAAACTCTGTTCGATTCAAAATGGGATACATGATCTGGTTCTTTCAGAAAAACCGGTCCGTGAGCAGGTCTATCAGCAGCTATTTCAATGGCTGGAAAATAAAGCCCTATAA
- a CDS encoding NUDIX hydrolase — protein MSNKVITIAAAIILNEQNQILLVRKKDTDFFMHVGGKLEPNELPEAALSREVLEETGCEMEILSYIGKYETVAANELNHSLVSYLYQVKLKSQPQVQAELAEMQWVDLNHPDLPLAPLTRDISIPWCKQLLGI, from the coding sequence ATGAGTAATAAAGTGATTACGATTGCTGCGGCTATCATTCTCAATGAACAGAATCAGATTTTGTTGGTTCGTAAAAAAGATACCGATTTCTTTATGCATGTGGGTGGAAAGCTGGAACCCAATGAACTGCCTGAAGCGGCACTCTCTAGAGAAGTTCTGGAAGAAACAGGCTGTGAGATGGAAATACTGTCTTATATTGGTAAATATGAAACCGTGGCTGCGAACGAATTGAATCATTCGCTGGTCAGTTATTTGTATCAGGTTAAATTAAAAAGTCAGCCTCAGGTTCAGGCTGAACTTGCGGAAATGCAATGGGTTGATCTTAATCATCCAGACCTGCCTTTAGCCCCTTTAACTCGGGATATTTCAATTCCGTGGTGTAAGCAGCTATTAGGAATCTAA
- a CDS encoding IS4-like element ISAba33 family transposase (programmed frameshift) — MTHFNELHLILNKYLKWNKSHAKCFTLIMLALIVKQTCNLSSASKALPIKCLPQSFYRRIQQRFFADQYFDYRQISQLIFNIFSFDKVQLTLDRTNWKWGKRDINILMLAIVYRGIAIPIVWTLLNKRGNSDTKERIALIQRFISIFGKDRIVNVFADREFIGEKWFTWLIENDINFCIRVKKNFIVTNHLAKNHKISDLFRHLQVGQTEYRKRRIWVVRVKLYISALRLEDGELLLVVSPMFNASAIRDYALRWEIETLFSCLKGRGFNLENTRLTDPRRVKKLIAVLAIGFCWCYLTGEWQHDRKKAIKIKKHGRLSVSLFRYGLDYVQMAILRLIGFGKKEEFKKVLAILRKKKPDRTRIL; from the exons ATGACACATTTCAATGAGTTACATCTCATCTTAAACAAATATCTAAAGTGGAACAAGTCACATGCAAAATGTTTTACACTGATTATGCTTGCATTAATTGTAAAACAGACATGTAATCTTTCTTCTGCATCTAAAGCCTTACCCATCAAGTGCTTACCACAATCATTTTATCGACGTATACAACAACGCTTCTTTGCAGATCAGTATTTCGATTATCGTCAAATTTCTCAGTTAATTTTCAATATATTTTCATTCGATAAAGTCCAATTAACTTTGGATAGAACTAATTGGAAATGGGGAAAACGAGATATTAATATCTTGATGTTAGCCATCGTCTATCGTGGAATAGCGATACCTATTGTTTGGACATTGCTCAATAAACGTGGAAATTCAGATACAAAAGAGCGTATTGCTTTGATTCAACGCTTTATCTCCATTTTTGGTAAAGATCGTATTGTGAATGTGTTTGCAGACAGAGAATTTATCGGTGAGAAATGGTTTACATGGTTAATTGAAAATGACATTAACTTCTGTATACGTGTTA AAAAAAACTTTATTGTGACCAATCACTTAGCCAAGAATCATAAAATTAGTGATTTATTTCGTCATCTTCAAGTTGGTCAAACTGAATATCGTAAACGACGTATTTGGGTTGTTCGAGTGAAACTGTATATTAGTGCGCTACGATTAGAAGATGGAGAACTTTTACTTGTTGTTTCTCCTATGTTTAATGCTTCTGCTATTCGTGATTATGCATTACGCTGGGAAATCGAAACGTTATTTAGTTGTCTCAAAGGACGTGGATTCAATCTTGAAAATACTCGTTTAACAGACCCTAGACGAGTCAAGAAATTGATAGCAGTGCTAGCTATCGGTTTCTGTTGGTGCTATTTAACAGGTGAATGGCAACATGATCGGAAAAAAGCGATAAAAATAAAGAAGCATGGACGACTTTCAGTAAGTTTATTTCGCTACGGTTTGGACTATGTTCAAATGGCTATTCTACGTTTGATTGGTTTTGGAAAAAAAGAAGAATTTAAGAAAGTGCTAGCAATTTTAAGAAAGAAAAAGCCTGATAGGACAAGGATCCTATGA